A single region of the Cucumis melo cultivar AY chromosome 3, USDA_Cmelo_AY_1.0, whole genome shotgun sequence genome encodes:
- the LOC103488578 gene encoding endoribonuclease Dicer homolog 3a isoform X1 produces the protein MHEPEQENRDGARKRRFCDLEPSVASDQSNFNMAEGFIPRRYQMEVFEVGMRRNTIAVLETGSGKTMIAVMLIKEIGKAMKSSGDKKLIIFLAPTVHLVHQQFNVIKDHTDFEVAEYYGAMGVDDWNMNCWEKETSERDVLVMTPQILLDALRKAYFRLGTVCLMIIDECHRATEEEYFSNLLLVKEFYHKSDNKPKIFGMTASPVIRKGVSSSFDCECQIADLESILDSQVYAIEDKKEVEIYVPSAKEICIFYEPAKPQTTELRAKIEALWFKFDASLSNSQEAMQGHYKDVDSKLKALKKRLSSDHLKITYCLDELGIMCAYEAIKVLFENISVPNEESDVYRESFLQYKHFLEEALLVIGESLSLGNENIPNLGFDLWKAVDLGYISPKLFELLQLFESFGVSRQLLCLIFVERIIAANVIKRIVKKVENLSHFTVSYVTGCNASVGALAPKVQKETLELFCHGKLNLLFSTDVVEEGLHVPNCSFVVRFDLPKTVRSYVQSRGRARQNNSQYILLLERGNLKQRALLFDVIRSDRSMTDAAMSRDSDACVLKPFSLVETDCYIVEATGASVTADSSVGLIYQYCKKLPGDKYFSPKPIFQLSYGEGSYECQLTLPPTAAFQTIVGPSTRNSNLSKQLVCLEACKKLHKMGALNDHLLPSVEEISESDMGLKSNASMSRAGSTKRKELHGRTAIRALSGTWGEQDEGATFQAYKFDFSCSVIYEIYSGFVLLIESKLDDDVSNFELELYLLSKMVKASVSFGGEVHLDAEQITKAKCFQELFFNALFGRLFIGSKTTGKKRDFLLQKDTNSLWISSNMYLLLPVDLPDDSTHDLWKIHWRAIDSCVSVVEFLKKNSSLDAERNCGAGAISDSWPSRNNSAETGSNAANVIHFANCVLDVHSLKDRVVLAIHTGRIYSIVEVVSNTSAESPFDGNSDKGPPDYITFADYFNKRYGISLSFPKQPLLRLKQSHNPHNLLVNFKDEGNTSDKLPSGPAFKKPQMHVHMPPELVLSMDVPKGVLKSSYLLPSLMHRFESLMLASQLRKEINYHSNSLSISSSLILEALTTLGSCENFSLERLELLGDSVLKYAVSCHLFLKFPEKHEGQLSSRRQQVICNATLHALGTKCGLQGYIRDSAFDPRRWVAPGQCTNRPVPCKCGVDTVEVPLDDKFCTEDPKVVLGKCCDKGHRWVVSKTIADCAEALIGAYFVDGGIIAALHVMKWLGIDVDLDVALVVDAITSASLRSCPLGDTEIATLESKIGYDFAVKGLLLEAITHTSDQEIGVNYCYQRLEFLGDSVLDLLITWHYYQKYLDIDPGELTDLRSASVNNENFAQVAVRRNLQHHLQHCSGLLMSQITEYVKYLSESHDTGKPLHGNKGPKVLGDMVESIAGAILIDTKLNLDEVWKIYKPLLTPFVTPDKLELPPLRELIELCDSLGYFIKDKCTRKGETFHAELRLQLQDALLIGEGYERTRKASRGEAAHRLLVQLETRGISYSRSASKKRKQNPSHDEAAMVLPSSVNCSTEACDPNVETPVIGPINLKKGGPRSTLFELCKKLQWPMPTFNTVENKSRVQIEFGEGLEKRKGFNSFLSNITLQIPNAGYVECEGEARADKKSSFDSASLVMLQELQQQGRVIINDS, from the exons GTACTCGTTATGACCCCCCAAATTCTTCTTGATGCACTGAGGAAGGCATATTTTAGACTGGGAACCGTATGCTTGATGATCATTGATGAATGCCATCGTGCTACTG AAGAAGAATATTTTTCTAACCTTCTTTTGGTGAAGGAATTTTATCACAAATCTGACAACAAACCAAAGATTTTTGGAATGACTGCCTCACCTGTTATTAGAAAAG GTGTTTCCTCTTCCTTCGATTGTGAATGCCAAATAGCAGACCTCGAAAGTATCTTAGATTCTCAG GTTTATGctattgaagataagaaagaagTGGAAATATATGTTCCTTCCGCAAAGGAAATTTGCATATTTTATGAACCAGCTAAGCCTCAAACTACGGAGTTGAGGGCAAAGATAGAAGCTCTGTGGTTCAAG TTTGATGCATCATTGTCAAACTCACAAGAGGCAATGCAAGGTCACTATAAAGATGTAGACAGTAAGCTTAAGGCACTGAAAAAACGACTGTCTAGTGATCATTTAAAGATCACTTATTGCCTTGATGAACTTGGTATTATGTGTGCTTATGAG GCGATTaaagttttatttgagaatATCAGTGTTCCGAATGAGGAATCTGATGTTTATAGAGAAAGTTTTTTGCAATATAAACATTTTCTTGAGGAAGCATTACTAGTAATTGGGGAATCACTTTCACTTG GCAATGAAAATATACCAAATTTGGGTTTTGACTTATGGAAAGCTGTAGACTTGGGCTACATTTCTCCCAAATTGTTTGAACTTCTCCAACTCTTTGAATCATTTGG AGTATCTAGGCAGTTGCTCTGTCTCATATTTGTTGAAAGAATAATTGCTGCTAATGTTATCAAAAGAATCGTGAAAAAGGTAGAAAATTTATCGCATTTTACGGTTTCATATGTGACGGGCTGTAATGCATCAGTTGGTGCACTTGCACCGAAAGTCCAGAAGGAGACACTGGAGTTGTTTTGTCATGGCAAG CTCAATCTATTATTTTCCACTGATGTAGTTGAGGAGGGACTTCATGTACCAAATTGCTCATTTGTTGTACGGTTTGACCTTCCTAAGACTGTTCGCAGTTATGTACAATCTCGAGGTCGTGCTCGACAGAACAACTCCCAATATATTTTGTTGCTGGAGAG GGGAAATCTGAAGCAAAGAGCCTTGCTATTTGATGTCATAAGAAGTGACCGATCAATGACTGATGCAGCTATGAGTAGAGACTCTGATGCATGCGTTTTGAAACCTTTCTCACTTGTGGAGACAGATTGTTACATTGTGGAGGCAACTGGGGCATCGGTTACTGCAGATTCTAGTGTTGGTCTCATATATCAATACTGTAAAAAGCTCCCTGGTGATAA ATATTTCAGTCCAAAACCAATCTTTCAACTCTCATATGGTGAAGGATCCTACGAGTGTCAGCTAACTTTACCTCCTACAGCAGCTTTTCAAACCATAGTTGGTCCTTCAACTAGGAATTCTAATTTGTCCAAGCAGCTTGTATGCCTGGAGGCTTGTAAGAAGCTACATAAAATGGGTGCACTTAATGACCATCTTCTCCCCTCTGTTGAAGAGATATCAGAATCTGACATGGGTCTGAAAAGCAATGCATCCATGTCTAGAGCAG GATCAACAAAAAGAAAGGAACTGCATGGAAGAACTGCGATCAGAGCTTTATCTGGGACTTGGGGAGAACAAGATGAAGGGGCCACTTTTCAGGCTTATAAATTTGACTTCTCCTGTAGTGTTATATATGAGATTTATTCTGGATTTGTGCTTCTGATAGAATCAAAACTTGATGATGATGTGAGCAATTTTGAACTTGAACTTTATTTACTCTCAAAGATGGTTAAAGCTTCTGTGTCCTTTGGCGGGGAGGTTCATTTGGATGCTGAACAG ATAACGAAAGCAAAGTGCTTTCAGGAGCTTTTCTTCAATGCACTGTTTGGGAGACTGTTTATTGGGTCAAAAACAAcaggaaaaaagagggattttTTACTTCAGAAAGATACAAATTCTCTTTGGATTTCATCAAACATGTATCTGCTTCTACCAGTGGATTTACCGGATGATTCAACTCATGATTTATGGAAAATACATTGGAGAGCAATCGATTCCTGTGTTTCTGTGGTTGagtttttgaagaaaaattcaTCTTTGGATGCTGAAAGAAATTGTGGTGCTGGTGCCATATCAGATTCATGGCCTTCTAGAAATAACTCTGCTGAAACTGGAAGCAACGCTGCAAATGTAATTCACTTTGCAAACTGTGTTCTAGATGTTCATTCTTTAAAGGACAGGGTAGTTTTGGCTATTCATACTGGAAGAATCTACTCAATTGTTGAAGTTGTGAGTAATACATCTGCTGAGAGCCCTTTTGATGGGAATAGTGACAAAGGACCACCTGACTACATTACCTTTGCGGACTACTTCAACAAAAG GTACGGGATTTCGTTGAGTTTTCCAAAACAACCCCTATTGCGTTTAAAGCAAAGTCATAATCCTCACAATCTACTTGTCAACTTTAAGGATGAAG GTAATACTAGTGATAAGTTGCCATCTGGCCCTGCATTCAAAAAGCCACAAATGCATGTCCATATGCCTCCTGAACTTGTGCTTAGCATGGATGTCCCAAAAGGGGTTTTGAAGTCTTCATACTTGCTACCATCTTTGATGCACCGTTTTGAATCTTTGATGTTAGCCAGCCAACTTAGGAAGGAGATTAATTATCATTCGAACAGTCTCAGTATATCAAGCTCTTTG ATTTTGGAAGCACTTACGACCCTTGGAAGTTGTGAGAATTTTTCCTTAGAGAGGTTGGAATTGCTTGGTGATTCAGTGTTGAAGTATGCTGTGAGCTGCCACCTCTTTCTCAAATTCCCTGAAAAACATGAAGGGCAGTTGTCGTCTAGGCGCCAACAGGTTATCTGTAATGCAACCTTACATGCTTTGGGAACAAAGTGCGGGTTACAG GGATACATACGTGATTCTGCATTCGATCCACGTCGGTGGGTGGCACCAGGGCAATGTACTAATCGTCCTGTTCCTTGTAAATGTGGAGTGGATACAGTAGAAGTTCCTTTGGATGACAAGTTCTGCACTGAAGATCCAAAAGTTGTTTTGGGAAAGTGCTGTGATAAGGGACACAGGTGGGTGGTTTCAAAAACTATAGCCGACTGTGCTGAAGCTCTCATAGGGGCTTATTTTGTTGATGGTGGAATCATTGCCGCACTCCATGTGATGAAGTGGCTTGGAATTGATGTTGACCTTGATGTTGCATTAGTTGTTGATGCAATTACTTCTGCATCTCTGAGATCCTGCCCTTTGGGAGATACTGAGATTGCAACCTTAGAGTCAAAAATTGGATATGATTTTGCTGTCAAAGGATTATTGCTGGAGGCTATAACACACACATCTGATCAAGAAATTGGTGTTAATTACTGTTACCAG AGACTAGAGTTTCTTGGTGACTCAGTGTTAGACTTGCTCATTACATGGCATTATTATCAGAAGTACTTAGATATTGACCCAGGGGAGTTGACTGATTTGCGCTCTGCTTCTGTTAATAATGAAAATTTTGCTCAAGTGGCTGTGAGGCGGAATCTTCAGCATCATCTTCAACATTGTTCTGGGCTTCTGATGAGTCAAATTACTGAATATGTGAAGTATTTGTCCGAGTCTCATGATACTGGAAAGCCACTGCATGGTAATAAAGGCCCCAAG GTTCTTGGTGATATGGTGGAAAGTATTGCAGGTGCCATACTGATTGACACAAAGCTTAATCTAGACGAAGTGTGGAAAATATATAAGCCACTTCTGACTCCATTTGTGACCCCTGATAAACTTGAGCTTCCACCGCTGCGAGAACTAATTGAATTATGTGATTCTCTTGGGTATTTCATCAAAGATAAATGTACTAGGAAGGGGGAAACTTTTCATGCAGAACTTAGATTACAGTTGCAAGATGCCCTATTGATAGGTGAAGGATATGAACGAACTAGAAAAGCTTCCAGAGGGGAAGCTGCTCATCGCTTGTTAGTTCAACTTGAG ACTAGAGGAATTTCTTACTCTCGTTCTGCCTCTaagaagagaaaacaaaatccTAGTCACGATG AGGCTGCTATGGTTCTTCCTTCATCTGTCAACTGTTCTACAGAAGCCTGTGATCCCAACGTGGAGACCCCTG TTATTGGACCGATCAACTTAAAGAAAGGAGGACCACGGAGTACTCTGTTTGAACTATGCAAGAAACTGCAGTGGCCAATGCCAACTTTCAATACGGTAGAAAATAAATCAAG GGTCCAAATCGAATTTGGCGAAGGcttagagaaaagaaaagggtttAACAGTTTTTTGTCAAATATTACTTTGCAAATACCAAATGCTGGCTATGTTGAATGTGAAGGTGAAGCTCGAGCTGATAAGAAGAGCTCGTTTGACTCGGCGTCTCTTGTCATGCTTCAGGAACTTCAACAACAAGGACGAGTCATTATTAACGACTCATGA
- the LOC103488578 gene encoding endoribonuclease Dicer homolog 3a isoform X2, producing MHEPEQENRDGARKRRFCDLEPSVASDQSNFNMAEGFIPRRYQMEVFEVGMRRNTIAVLETGSGKTMIAVMLIKEIGKAMKSSGDKKLIIFLAPTVHLVHQQFNVIKDHTDFEVAEYYGAMGVDDWNMNCWEKETSERDVLVMTPQILLDALRKAYFRLGTVCLMIIDECHRATEEYFSNLLLVKEFYHKSDNKPKIFGMTASPVIRKGVSSSFDCECQIADLESILDSQVYAIEDKKEVEIYVPSAKEICIFYEPAKPQTTELRAKIEALWFKFDASLSNSQEAMQGHYKDVDSKLKALKKRLSSDHLKITYCLDELGIMCAYEAIKVLFENISVPNEESDVYRESFLQYKHFLEEALLVIGESLSLGNENIPNLGFDLWKAVDLGYISPKLFELLQLFESFGVSRQLLCLIFVERIIAANVIKRIVKKVENLSHFTVSYVTGCNASVGALAPKVQKETLELFCHGKLNLLFSTDVVEEGLHVPNCSFVVRFDLPKTVRSYVQSRGRARQNNSQYILLLERGNLKQRALLFDVIRSDRSMTDAAMSRDSDACVLKPFSLVETDCYIVEATGASVTADSSVGLIYQYCKKLPGDKYFSPKPIFQLSYGEGSYECQLTLPPTAAFQTIVGPSTRNSNLSKQLVCLEACKKLHKMGALNDHLLPSVEEISESDMGLKSNASMSRAGSTKRKELHGRTAIRALSGTWGEQDEGATFQAYKFDFSCSVIYEIYSGFVLLIESKLDDDVSNFELELYLLSKMVKASVSFGGEVHLDAEQITKAKCFQELFFNALFGRLFIGSKTTGKKRDFLLQKDTNSLWISSNMYLLLPVDLPDDSTHDLWKIHWRAIDSCVSVVEFLKKNSSLDAERNCGAGAISDSWPSRNNSAETGSNAANVIHFANCVLDVHSLKDRVVLAIHTGRIYSIVEVVSNTSAESPFDGNSDKGPPDYITFADYFNKRYGISLSFPKQPLLRLKQSHNPHNLLVNFKDEGNTSDKLPSGPAFKKPQMHVHMPPELVLSMDVPKGVLKSSYLLPSLMHRFESLMLASQLRKEINYHSNSLSISSSLILEALTTLGSCENFSLERLELLGDSVLKYAVSCHLFLKFPEKHEGQLSSRRQQVICNATLHALGTKCGLQGYIRDSAFDPRRWVAPGQCTNRPVPCKCGVDTVEVPLDDKFCTEDPKVVLGKCCDKGHRWVVSKTIADCAEALIGAYFVDGGIIAALHVMKWLGIDVDLDVALVVDAITSASLRSCPLGDTEIATLESKIGYDFAVKGLLLEAITHTSDQEIGVNYCYQRLEFLGDSVLDLLITWHYYQKYLDIDPGELTDLRSASVNNENFAQVAVRRNLQHHLQHCSGLLMSQITEYVKYLSESHDTGKPLHGNKGPKVLGDMVESIAGAILIDTKLNLDEVWKIYKPLLTPFVTPDKLELPPLRELIELCDSLGYFIKDKCTRKGETFHAELRLQLQDALLIGEGYERTRKASRGEAAHRLLVQLETRGISYSRSASKKRKQNPSHDEAAMVLPSSVNCSTEACDPNVETPVIGPINLKKGGPRSTLFELCKKLQWPMPTFNTVENKSRVQIEFGEGLEKRKGFNSFLSNITLQIPNAGYVECEGEARADKKSSFDSASLVMLQELQQQGRVIINDS from the exons GTACTCGTTATGACCCCCCAAATTCTTCTTGATGCACTGAGGAAGGCATATTTTAGACTGGGAACCGTATGCTTGATGATCATTGATGAATGCCATCGTGCTACTG AAGAATATTTTTCTAACCTTCTTTTGGTGAAGGAATTTTATCACAAATCTGACAACAAACCAAAGATTTTTGGAATGACTGCCTCACCTGTTATTAGAAAAG GTGTTTCCTCTTCCTTCGATTGTGAATGCCAAATAGCAGACCTCGAAAGTATCTTAGATTCTCAG GTTTATGctattgaagataagaaagaagTGGAAATATATGTTCCTTCCGCAAAGGAAATTTGCATATTTTATGAACCAGCTAAGCCTCAAACTACGGAGTTGAGGGCAAAGATAGAAGCTCTGTGGTTCAAG TTTGATGCATCATTGTCAAACTCACAAGAGGCAATGCAAGGTCACTATAAAGATGTAGACAGTAAGCTTAAGGCACTGAAAAAACGACTGTCTAGTGATCATTTAAAGATCACTTATTGCCTTGATGAACTTGGTATTATGTGTGCTTATGAG GCGATTaaagttttatttgagaatATCAGTGTTCCGAATGAGGAATCTGATGTTTATAGAGAAAGTTTTTTGCAATATAAACATTTTCTTGAGGAAGCATTACTAGTAATTGGGGAATCACTTTCACTTG GCAATGAAAATATACCAAATTTGGGTTTTGACTTATGGAAAGCTGTAGACTTGGGCTACATTTCTCCCAAATTGTTTGAACTTCTCCAACTCTTTGAATCATTTGG AGTATCTAGGCAGTTGCTCTGTCTCATATTTGTTGAAAGAATAATTGCTGCTAATGTTATCAAAAGAATCGTGAAAAAGGTAGAAAATTTATCGCATTTTACGGTTTCATATGTGACGGGCTGTAATGCATCAGTTGGTGCACTTGCACCGAAAGTCCAGAAGGAGACACTGGAGTTGTTTTGTCATGGCAAG CTCAATCTATTATTTTCCACTGATGTAGTTGAGGAGGGACTTCATGTACCAAATTGCTCATTTGTTGTACGGTTTGACCTTCCTAAGACTGTTCGCAGTTATGTACAATCTCGAGGTCGTGCTCGACAGAACAACTCCCAATATATTTTGTTGCTGGAGAG GGGAAATCTGAAGCAAAGAGCCTTGCTATTTGATGTCATAAGAAGTGACCGATCAATGACTGATGCAGCTATGAGTAGAGACTCTGATGCATGCGTTTTGAAACCTTTCTCACTTGTGGAGACAGATTGTTACATTGTGGAGGCAACTGGGGCATCGGTTACTGCAGATTCTAGTGTTGGTCTCATATATCAATACTGTAAAAAGCTCCCTGGTGATAA ATATTTCAGTCCAAAACCAATCTTTCAACTCTCATATGGTGAAGGATCCTACGAGTGTCAGCTAACTTTACCTCCTACAGCAGCTTTTCAAACCATAGTTGGTCCTTCAACTAGGAATTCTAATTTGTCCAAGCAGCTTGTATGCCTGGAGGCTTGTAAGAAGCTACATAAAATGGGTGCACTTAATGACCATCTTCTCCCCTCTGTTGAAGAGATATCAGAATCTGACATGGGTCTGAAAAGCAATGCATCCATGTCTAGAGCAG GATCAACAAAAAGAAAGGAACTGCATGGAAGAACTGCGATCAGAGCTTTATCTGGGACTTGGGGAGAACAAGATGAAGGGGCCACTTTTCAGGCTTATAAATTTGACTTCTCCTGTAGTGTTATATATGAGATTTATTCTGGATTTGTGCTTCTGATAGAATCAAAACTTGATGATGATGTGAGCAATTTTGAACTTGAACTTTATTTACTCTCAAAGATGGTTAAAGCTTCTGTGTCCTTTGGCGGGGAGGTTCATTTGGATGCTGAACAG ATAACGAAAGCAAAGTGCTTTCAGGAGCTTTTCTTCAATGCACTGTTTGGGAGACTGTTTATTGGGTCAAAAACAAcaggaaaaaagagggattttTTACTTCAGAAAGATACAAATTCTCTTTGGATTTCATCAAACATGTATCTGCTTCTACCAGTGGATTTACCGGATGATTCAACTCATGATTTATGGAAAATACATTGGAGAGCAATCGATTCCTGTGTTTCTGTGGTTGagtttttgaagaaaaattcaTCTTTGGATGCTGAAAGAAATTGTGGTGCTGGTGCCATATCAGATTCATGGCCTTCTAGAAATAACTCTGCTGAAACTGGAAGCAACGCTGCAAATGTAATTCACTTTGCAAACTGTGTTCTAGATGTTCATTCTTTAAAGGACAGGGTAGTTTTGGCTATTCATACTGGAAGAATCTACTCAATTGTTGAAGTTGTGAGTAATACATCTGCTGAGAGCCCTTTTGATGGGAATAGTGACAAAGGACCACCTGACTACATTACCTTTGCGGACTACTTCAACAAAAG GTACGGGATTTCGTTGAGTTTTCCAAAACAACCCCTATTGCGTTTAAAGCAAAGTCATAATCCTCACAATCTACTTGTCAACTTTAAGGATGAAG GTAATACTAGTGATAAGTTGCCATCTGGCCCTGCATTCAAAAAGCCACAAATGCATGTCCATATGCCTCCTGAACTTGTGCTTAGCATGGATGTCCCAAAAGGGGTTTTGAAGTCTTCATACTTGCTACCATCTTTGATGCACCGTTTTGAATCTTTGATGTTAGCCAGCCAACTTAGGAAGGAGATTAATTATCATTCGAACAGTCTCAGTATATCAAGCTCTTTG ATTTTGGAAGCACTTACGACCCTTGGAAGTTGTGAGAATTTTTCCTTAGAGAGGTTGGAATTGCTTGGTGATTCAGTGTTGAAGTATGCTGTGAGCTGCCACCTCTTTCTCAAATTCCCTGAAAAACATGAAGGGCAGTTGTCGTCTAGGCGCCAACAGGTTATCTGTAATGCAACCTTACATGCTTTGGGAACAAAGTGCGGGTTACAG GGATACATACGTGATTCTGCATTCGATCCACGTCGGTGGGTGGCACCAGGGCAATGTACTAATCGTCCTGTTCCTTGTAAATGTGGAGTGGATACAGTAGAAGTTCCTTTGGATGACAAGTTCTGCACTGAAGATCCAAAAGTTGTTTTGGGAAAGTGCTGTGATAAGGGACACAGGTGGGTGGTTTCAAAAACTATAGCCGACTGTGCTGAAGCTCTCATAGGGGCTTATTTTGTTGATGGTGGAATCATTGCCGCACTCCATGTGATGAAGTGGCTTGGAATTGATGTTGACCTTGATGTTGCATTAGTTGTTGATGCAATTACTTCTGCATCTCTGAGATCCTGCCCTTTGGGAGATACTGAGATTGCAACCTTAGAGTCAAAAATTGGATATGATTTTGCTGTCAAAGGATTATTGCTGGAGGCTATAACACACACATCTGATCAAGAAATTGGTGTTAATTACTGTTACCAG AGACTAGAGTTTCTTGGTGACTCAGTGTTAGACTTGCTCATTACATGGCATTATTATCAGAAGTACTTAGATATTGACCCAGGGGAGTTGACTGATTTGCGCTCTGCTTCTGTTAATAATGAAAATTTTGCTCAAGTGGCTGTGAGGCGGAATCTTCAGCATCATCTTCAACATTGTTCTGGGCTTCTGATGAGTCAAATTACTGAATATGTGAAGTATTTGTCCGAGTCTCATGATACTGGAAAGCCACTGCATGGTAATAAAGGCCCCAAG GTTCTTGGTGATATGGTGGAAAGTATTGCAGGTGCCATACTGATTGACACAAAGCTTAATCTAGACGAAGTGTGGAAAATATATAAGCCACTTCTGACTCCATTTGTGACCCCTGATAAACTTGAGCTTCCACCGCTGCGAGAACTAATTGAATTATGTGATTCTCTTGGGTATTTCATCAAAGATAAATGTACTAGGAAGGGGGAAACTTTTCATGCAGAACTTAGATTACAGTTGCAAGATGCCCTATTGATAGGTGAAGGATATGAACGAACTAGAAAAGCTTCCAGAGGGGAAGCTGCTCATCGCTTGTTAGTTCAACTTGAG ACTAGAGGAATTTCTTACTCTCGTTCTGCCTCTaagaagagaaaacaaaatccTAGTCACGATG AGGCTGCTATGGTTCTTCCTTCATCTGTCAACTGTTCTACAGAAGCCTGTGATCCCAACGTGGAGACCCCTG TTATTGGACCGATCAACTTAAAGAAAGGAGGACCACGGAGTACTCTGTTTGAACTATGCAAGAAACTGCAGTGGCCAATGCCAACTTTCAATACGGTAGAAAATAAATCAAG GGTCCAAATCGAATTTGGCGAAGGcttagagaaaagaaaagggtttAACAGTTTTTTGTCAAATATTACTTTGCAAATACCAAATGCTGGCTATGTTGAATGTGAAGGTGAAGCTCGAGCTGATAAGAAGAGCTCGTTTGACTCGGCGTCTCTTGTCATGCTTCAGGAACTTCAACAACAAGGACGAGTCATTATTAACGACTCATGA